From the genome of Prevotella herbatica, one region includes:
- a CDS encoding Na/Pi cotransporter family protein has protein sequence MSIWIFFKLIGSLALLMFGMKSMSDSLQKMAGPQLRHVLGAMTTNRFTGILTGTFITAAVQSSTATTVMTVSFVNAGLLTLAQAISVIMGANIGTTLTAWIMSAGFSFNITDFVWPAFFIAIILIYSKKRKILGDFIFGVSFMFLGLGTLRQTGIDMDLAHNQPVLAFFTSFDPNSFTTTLVFLLIGSVLTMCVQSSAAIMAITMILCSNGVLPIYQGIALVMGENIGTTVTSNIAALTANTQARRAAFAHMLFNMFGVLWVLCIFKPFIDMVCGFVGYNETMTKADPNFLANTAKLSFVLAAFHTTFNVANTLVLVGFIPQIKKIVCKVIRPKKQNDEDDFRLRFIQTGIMKTAELSVLEAQKEICSFSERIQRMFGMVRDLLKEKDEKNLLKIFSRIEKYEGISDNMEIEIAKYLDQVSDAHLSDETKAKIRAMLREISEIESIGDSCYNIARTVNRRVTGKEDFTPQQYEHIHQMFELTESALEQMNYMFSHNKENIDVNRSFNIENEINNFRNQLKTQNINDVNSHSYTYAIGTMYMDIIQECEKLGDYVVNVVEARMNTRQHYV, from the coding sequence ATGTCGATTTGGATATTTTTTAAACTTATTGGTTCGCTCGCACTTCTCATGTTCGGAATGAAGTCTATGAGCGATAGTTTACAGAAAATGGCTGGTCCCCAACTTCGTCACGTATTAGGAGCAATGACCACTAACCGCTTCACAGGAATCCTTACCGGCACATTCATTACCGCCGCTGTACAAAGCTCTACCGCAACAACTGTAATGACAGTGTCATTTGTTAACGCTGGACTTCTAACCCTCGCACAGGCAATATCGGTAATTATGGGCGCAAACATAGGAACCACTCTAACAGCCTGGATAATGAGTGCAGGATTTTCATTCAATATCACAGATTTTGTATGGCCCGCTTTCTTTATAGCTATAATACTAATCTACTCAAAAAAGCGTAAGATACTTGGAGACTTCATTTTCGGAGTATCATTTATGTTCCTTGGTTTGGGAACTCTAAGACAAACTGGTATTGATATGGACCTAGCTCACAATCAACCAGTATTAGCATTCTTTACATCATTTGACCCTAACAGTTTCACTACGACATTGGTGTTCCTATTAATAGGAAGTGTGCTCACTATGTGTGTACAAAGCTCGGCAGCCATTATGGCTATAACAATGATTCTTTGTTCTAATGGTGTATTACCAATATATCAAGGTATAGCACTTGTGATGGGTGAGAATATCGGAACTACAGTAACATCAAACATAGCCGCATTGACAGCAAACACGCAAGCTAGACGAGCCGCATTTGCCCACATGTTGTTCAATATGTTCGGTGTGTTATGGGTACTGTGCATCTTCAAACCGTTTATAGATATGGTTTGTGGCTTTGTCGGATATAACGAAACTATGACAAAAGCCGATCCAAATTTTCTTGCTAACACTGCTAAGCTGAGTTTTGTACTAGCCGCTTTTCACACCACATTCAATGTAGCTAACACATTGGTTCTTGTAGGTTTTATACCTCAAATTAAAAAGATTGTATGCAAAGTTATAAGACCTAAAAAGCAAAATGATGAAGATGACTTCCGCCTGAGATTCATCCAGACAGGTATCATGAAAACCGCAGAGTTAAGTGTACTTGAAGCTCAGAAAGAGATATGCAGTTTTTCAGAACGTATACAAAGAATGTTTGGGATGGTACGTGATCTTCTAAAAGAAAAAGACGAAAAGAATTTACTTAAGATTTTTAGTCGTATTGAAAAATATGAAGGCATAAGCGACAACATGGAAATAGAAATCGCTAAATACCTTGACCAAGTAAGCGATGCACATTTAAGTGATGAGACTAAGGCTAAGATTCGTGCCATGCTACGTGAAATAAGCGAAATTGAAAGTATCGGAGACAGTTGCTACAACATTGCTCGTACCGTAAATCGTCGTGTAACAGGCAAAGAGGATTTTACGCCTCAACAATACGAACATATTCATCAGATGTTTGAACTAACAGAAAGTGCACTTGAACAGATGAACTATATGTTTTCTCACAACAAGGAAAACATTGATGTAAACCGCTCTTTCAATATTGAGAATGAAATAAACAACTTCCGCAATCAACTGAAAACTCAAAACATTAATGATGTCAACTCACATTCGTATACCTACGCCATAGGAACGATGTATATGGATATAATTCAGGAATGCGAGAAACTTGGAGACTATGTTGTGAACGTTGTTGAAGCACGTATGAACACTCGTCAGCACTACGTATAA
- the trhA gene encoding PAQR family membrane homeostasis protein TrhA: MNIKIHFSHKEEIWNSWSHAGGIALGIVFGVIFLIWCFRAHDGIAAVGVILYLFGMLCSYVASTLYHSLSAWSKWKEKLRKWDHSAIYWHIAGSYSPITLIALRNHGYWGLTLFCFVWGCAIIGTIISFVNLKDHSNLETIAFVGMGFSMLIAIKPLIDSLSGGALEWIIAEGVCYITGAVFYSLNKRKYMHTVFHFFVLAGSVCHIVAVWDILMKYV; encoded by the coding sequence ATGAATATAAAGATACATTTTAGTCATAAGGAGGAAATCTGGAACTCATGGAGTCATGCCGGAGGTATTGCTTTGGGCATAGTATTTGGAGTGATATTTCTTATATGGTGCTTTCGTGCTCATGACGGAATAGCTGCAGTCGGAGTTATATTGTATCTCTTTGGGATGCTATGCTCTTATGTTGCCTCAACATTATATCATTCTTTGTCAGCTTGGAGTAAGTGGAAAGAAAAATTGCGCAAATGGGATCATTCTGCTATATATTGGCATATTGCCGGTAGTTACTCTCCTATAACACTTATCGCATTACGCAACCATGGATATTGGGGGCTGACTTTGTTCTGCTTTGTATGGGGATGTGCGATAATAGGTACGATCATAAGTTTTGTAAACCTAAAGGATCATAGCAATCTTGAGACAATCGCTTTTGTCGGAATGGGATTTAGTATGCTCATTGCTATCAAACCTTTGATAGATTCTTTAAGCGGAGGTGCCTTAGAATGGATTATAGCAGAAGGTGTATGCTATATAACCGGAGCTGTATTCTATAGTTTAAACAAAAGAAAATACATGCACACAGTATTCCATTTCTTTGTGCTGGCAGGTAGTGTATGCCATATAGTTGCTGTATGGGACATACTTATGAAATATGTTTAA
- a CDS encoding polysaccharide deacetylase family protein, protein MNKQVFQTDNKSRWMKFKWTIRVFVFIAVIFIAIFITMFIIDHIPSVPFRQDFRSAMTASKPFLQETKYSREYKGFRSFISEKKLHNNYAQEKMRRLGKLRRFGGRSDSLIQKNVDSWTDFSAGIRAGFYVSWDPKSYTSLRQNIHNLNLVMPEWMFLDPKTDGMKLKADNKGLALMHKSGVPIMPMLTNNIDKSFRGDVVSRILHNPMKRRKLIDSIVYQCVKNNFVGVNIDFEELTENSDEYLITFIKELTTTMHNNGLLVTEDVEPFNDDYNYKELAKYLDYLVLMAYDEYSLSSDPGPVSSQKWIEAALDHTALNVPNNKIILGLAAFGYDWSKNPDGNTSLDYQGALAKAAESGSKINFDNNTYNLDFAYRDERDYLHQVYFTDAATTFNVMRFGSEYGLAGFGLWRMGSEDNRIWKYYGNDMQSSSLGKVGQHEFEEVKLTSGINYLGDGEILDVKKTPKQGKIKLVMDSTNTLIAEEDYIKIPTSYQIMKYGEAGEKELLLTFDDGPDYRWTPKILDILKKYKLHAAFFVVGIQAERNVPLVRRIYDDGNLVGNHTFSHRNVANVSPDRTFAELKLTRLLIECITGHTTILFRPPYNADSEPANMEELVPVVLAREQNYIDVGESIDPEDWEPGITADQIFNRVVKQVKQGAGHVILLHDAGGDTRKETIKALPRIIEYFQKRGYKFVTLEDILKKDRSQLMPNVEKGKEYYAMQANLALVTATYDVIQFLTAMFIIFIILGIGRLLFMVCLTIKERRKEKRQQHKLNFTSDAPKVSIIVPAYNEEVDAVSSLENLLNQDYPNFNVIFVDDGSKDNTYKSVCDAFSDNPKMVILTKANGGKASALNYGISNTDAEFLVCIDADTKLYPNAVSLLMSHFLRSGAEKVGSVAGNVKVGNQRNMLTKWQAIEYTTSQNFDRMAYAAINAITVVPGAIGAFRKKAIEDAGGLTTDTLAEDCDLTIRINRAGYVIENENRAVAMTEAPEHIKQFMKQRVRWTFGVMQTFWKHRDALMVKKHKGLGFWALPNILIFQFIIPTFSPLADLFMIIGLFSGNAWQIFIYYLMFTAVDCSVSVAAYLFEKQPLRVLLWIIPQRFAYRWIMYVVLFKSYKRALKGELQTWGVLKRTGNVGSINSKKN, encoded by the coding sequence ATGAATAAGCAAGTTTTTCAGACAGACAATAAGTCAAGATGGATGAAATTTAAGTGGACAATCAGAGTTTTTGTCTTCATAGCAGTGATATTTATTGCTATATTTATAACAATGTTTATTATAGATCATATTCCAAGCGTTCCTTTCCGTCAGGATTTTCGTAGTGCAATGACGGCATCAAAGCCATTCTTGCAAGAAACAAAATACTCACGTGAATATAAAGGATTCCGTTCATTTATATCTGAAAAAAAATTGCATAATAACTATGCTCAGGAGAAAATGAGGAGATTGGGAAAACTAAGACGTTTTGGCGGACGCAGTGATTCCCTTATTCAGAAAAATGTGGATAGTTGGACAGATTTCTCCGCTGGAATACGTGCGGGATTCTATGTATCATGGGATCCAAAATCATATACCTCTTTGCGTCAAAACATTCATAATCTCAATTTGGTAATGCCTGAGTGGATGTTTCTTGATCCAAAAACCGATGGTATGAAGTTGAAGGCTGATAATAAGGGACTTGCATTGATGCACAAAAGTGGAGTGCCTATTATGCCGATGCTTACGAATAATATTGATAAATCTTTCCGTGGTGATGTCGTAAGTCGTATTCTTCATAATCCAATGAAACGACGTAAGCTCATTGATAGCATTGTATATCAATGTGTGAAAAACAATTTCGTTGGAGTAAATATTGACTTTGAGGAATTAACCGAAAATAGCGATGAATACTTGATAACGTTTATCAAGGAGCTTACTACTACGATGCATAACAACGGACTTCTGGTTACAGAGGATGTTGAGCCGTTTAACGACGATTATAATTATAAAGAACTAGCTAAATACTTGGACTATCTGGTGTTAATGGCGTATGATGAGTATTCTTTGTCAAGTGATCCTGGTCCTGTATCTTCACAAAAATGGATAGAGGCCGCTTTAGATCATACAGCGCTCAATGTTCCAAATAATAAAATTATATTAGGTCTTGCTGCATTTGGTTATGACTGGAGTAAGAATCCTGATGGTAACACCAGTCTTGATTATCAGGGAGCTTTAGCCAAAGCGGCAGAAAGCGGATCAAAGATAAACTTTGATAACAATACATATAATCTTGATTTCGCATATCGTGACGAAAGAGATTATCTGCATCAGGTGTATTTTACAGATGCAGCAACAACGTTTAATGTGATGCGTTTCGGTTCAGAATACGGTCTTGCTGGTTTTGGGCTTTGGCGCATGGGAAGTGAGGATAACCGTATATGGAAATACTATGGCAATGACATGCAAAGCAGTTCACTTGGAAAAGTTGGGCAGCATGAATTTGAGGAAGTAAAACTTACTAGTGGTATAAACTATCTTGGTGATGGTGAGATTCTGGATGTTAAGAAAACTCCTAAACAAGGAAAAATAAAGCTTGTTATGGATAGCACAAACACTCTTATTGCTGAAGAAGATTATATAAAGATACCTACATCATATCAGATAATGAAATATGGTGAAGCTGGAGAAAAGGAACTATTGCTGACTTTTGATGATGGACCAGATTATCGCTGGACTCCAAAGATTCTTGATATATTAAAGAAGTATAAGTTGCATGCCGCTTTCTTCGTTGTGGGAATACAGGCAGAACGTAATGTTCCTCTGGTAAGACGTATATATGACGACGGAAATCTTGTGGGTAACCATACTTTCTCTCACCGTAATGTCGCAAATGTGTCACCAGACAGAACTTTCGCGGAGCTGAAACTTACTAGACTTCTTATTGAATGTATTACCGGACATACCACGATACTTTTCCGCCCACCTTATAATGCCGATAGTGAACCGGCAAATATGGAGGAACTTGTGCCAGTTGTTCTGGCAAGAGAGCAAAACTATATTGATGTTGGTGAGAGCATAGACCCAGAGGACTGGGAGCCTGGAATAACTGCAGATCAGATATTCAATCGAGTTGTAAAGCAAGTGAAACAAGGTGCAGGGCATGTTATATTATTGCATGATGCTGGTGGCGATACACGAAAAGAGACGATAAAGGCGTTGCCACGCATAATAGAATACTTCCAAAAAAGAGGGTATAAGTTTGTTACGTTAGAAGATATTCTTAAAAAGGATCGTAGCCAATTGATGCCTAACGTTGAAAAAGGAAAAGAATATTACGCAATGCAGGCCAATCTGGCTCTTGTTACTGCTACATACGATGTAATACAGTTCCTAACAGCAATGTTTATCATCTTCATCATTCTTGGTATAGGACGATTGCTGTTTATGGTTTGTCTAACAATAAAGGAACGCCGTAAGGAAAAACGACAGCAACATAAACTAAATTTTACATCTGATGCACCAAAGGTTTCTATCATTGTGCCAGCATATAACGAGGAAGTGGATGCTGTTTCTTCATTGGAGAACTTACTCAATCAGGATTATCCAAATTTCAATGTGATATTTGTAGATGATGGTAGTAAGGACAACACTTATAAAAGCGTGTGCGATGCATTTAGTGACAACCCTAAGATGGTTATACTAACAAAGGCTAATGGCGGTAAGGCATCAGCACTCAACTACGGTATATCAAATACCGACGCAGAATTTCTTGTATGTATTGATGCTGATACTAAACTGTATCCTAATGCTGTATCACTGCTTATGTCACACTTCCTTCGTTCTGGAGCTGAAAAAGTTGGTTCGGTTGCTGGTAATGTGAAAGTAGGAAACCAACGTAATATGTTAACAAAATGGCAAGCTATAGAATATACGACGAGTCAGAACTTTGATCGTATGGCTTATGCAGCTATAAATGCTATTACTGTTGTTCCTGGTGCTATAGGTGCTTTCCGCAAGAAAGCAATAGAAGATGCAGGGGGGCTGACTACTGATACATTGGCTGAGGATTGTGACTTGACAATAAGAATCAACCGTGCAGGATATGTGATTGAAAATGAGAATCGTGCTGTTGCAATGACAGAAGCACCAGAGCATATAAAGCAATTTATGAAACAACGTGTGCGCTGGACTTTTGGAGTAATGCAAACATTCTGGAAACATCGTGATGCATTGATGGTAAAGAAGCATAAAGGACTCGGATTCTGGGCTTTACCTAACATACTGATATTCCAGTTTATCATACCAACATTCTCCCCACTTGCCGATCTGTTTATGATTATTGGCTTGTTTAGTGGTAATGCATGGCAGATATTCATATATTATCTTATGTTTACAGCCGTTGATTGTAGTGTTTCAGTAGCAGCTTATCTATTTGAGAAGCAACCTTTGCGAGTACTGTTGTGGATAATACCTCAACGCTTTGCGTATAGATGGATAATGTATGTTGTGCTGTTCAAGAGTTACAAGCGTGCTTTAAAGGGAGAGCTACAGACGTGGGGAGTACTTAAACGTACAGGAAATGTTGGAAGTATCAATTCTAAAAAGAATTAA
- a CDS encoding TonB-dependent receptor, producing MDKRITIALLLFLSVCCAKANTYSIKGKLISNKDIVDYASVILQKQDSSFVSGVTSDKNGQFIFENINNGDYKIVITSLGFDDKSINIKLLNNNIELGNISMESATHQLNEVVVSAAKVIRTSDKQVALPTKFQIKASTNGIDLLRAMQLSRLHINPIDNTISSSAQGEVQTRINGAKVDMQQIKALRPEEIQRIEYHDNPGMKYGQNVACVIDYITKRPVSGGTLSLESRHSPFDGWGEDQLSGSYNKGKSQIGVSVWQSYRNLHQWRDNTETFNYQDGSSFTRMENGQPDAFKMNYVYGNIYYNYKNGDKWYINTTLNLDYSKFKTNTSSTLFPINDRNNFVNMLDINSNNTTRPWLDIYFQRNFNKNSTLIFDVVGTYIQNDIQRNYTESKNTDIQTDINSTTKGNKHSIIAEAIYSIGLIKTGSLSFGLNGSQAYTSNDYTGTVNQTTNMHDGYARSFAEWKHNIGKFNYSFGAYFSYIWMLQGSNRLYQTEWYPKASMSYTINDKSYIKVSGERSYKTPSLGDISNVEQVIDSLQIRRGNPNLSVSHTWMTNLYYEWRNDIFNVNFNMNYQYQQNPVMEETLREGSKFIRTQQNQKSWQSLNPELGIEVGPLFKLFTFNVTTGINYFDSYGVTYHHYYTNWYYDVEAMMQYKNLTLLLKGKNHCNSFYGETMTSSESLMLAMARYKIKKVSLGLMIVNPFSSRQSYNLPTINYNSFAPSHQTMHIRESARLIALTLNWDISFGRKYDGGHKLRNNEDKDSGAVKSGK from the coding sequence ATGGACAAAAGAATTACAATCGCATTATTATTATTTCTTTCAGTATGCTGCGCAAAAGCGAATACATACTCGATTAAAGGTAAATTAATATCAAACAAGGATATTGTTGATTATGCATCTGTCATTTTGCAGAAACAAGACTCGTCATTTGTTTCAGGTGTCACATCTGATAAAAATGGGCAATTCATTTTTGAGAATATCAACAATGGAGATTACAAAATAGTAATAACCAGTCTAGGATTTGATGACAAAAGTATAAACATCAAACTCCTGAATAATAATATTGAACTTGGTAATATATCTATGGAGTCTGCGACACATCAACTTAACGAAGTCGTTGTGAGTGCAGCAAAAGTCATCAGAACTTCTGACAAACAAGTGGCATTACCAACAAAATTTCAGATTAAGGCTTCTACCAACGGCATAGATTTGTTAAGAGCGATGCAATTGAGTCGCTTACATATCAATCCAATTGATAACACTATATCATCTTCTGCGCAAGGAGAAGTACAAACTCGAATTAATGGAGCAAAAGTTGATATGCAGCAGATAAAAGCACTCAGACCAGAAGAGATCCAAAGAATTGAGTATCATGACAATCCTGGCATGAAATACGGACAGAATGTTGCTTGTGTTATCGACTACATAACAAAGCGACCAGTATCTGGAGGAACATTATCTCTTGAAAGTCGTCATTCTCCTTTTGATGGATGGGGAGAAGATCAATTATCAGGATCGTATAATAAAGGAAAATCACAAATCGGAGTCTCTGTATGGCAGAGCTATCGCAATCTTCACCAATGGCGCGACAATACCGAAACTTTCAATTATCAAGACGGAAGTTCATTTACACGTATGGAAAACGGACAACCCGACGCTTTTAAGATGAACTATGTGTATGGGAATATATACTATAATTATAAAAACGGAGACAAATGGTATATAAACACCACTTTGAATCTTGATTATTCGAAGTTTAAAACAAATACAAGTAGCACATTATTCCCAATTAATGACAGAAATAATTTCGTGAACATGCTTGATATCAATAGCAACAACACCACACGTCCTTGGCTAGACATCTACTTTCAACGAAACTTTAACAAGAACAGTACACTTATTTTTGATGTTGTTGGGACATATATTCAGAATGACATACAGAGAAACTACACCGAAAGTAAAAACACTGATATACAAACAGATATAAATTCCACAACTAAAGGTAATAAGCATTCTATTATTGCAGAAGCGATATATTCTATTGGGCTAATTAAAACCGGCAGTTTGAGTTTTGGATTAAACGGAAGTCAGGCTTATACTAGTAATGACTATACAGGAACCGTTAATCAAACAACAAATATGCACGATGGATATGCACGTAGCTTTGCTGAATGGAAACATAATATAGGTAAATTCAACTATTCTTTTGGCGCATATTTTTCTTATATATGGATGCTACAAGGCTCTAACAGACTATATCAGACAGAATGGTATCCCAAAGCAAGCATGAGCTACACGATTAATGATAAGTCATATATAAAAGTAAGTGGAGAGCGTTCATATAAAACTCCAAGTCTTGGAGATATCAGTAATGTTGAGCAGGTAATAGATTCTTTACAGATACGAAGAGGTAATCCTAATTTAAGTGTCAGCCACACATGGATGACAAATTTATATTATGAATGGCGAAATGACATTTTCAACGTAAATTTTAATATGAATTATCAATACCAGCAAAATCCTGTAATGGAAGAAACATTAAGAGAAGGAAGCAAATTCATACGTACACAGCAAAATCAGAAAAGTTGGCAGAGCCTAAATCCAGAACTAGGGATTGAGGTTGGTCCACTATTTAAACTGTTTACATTTAATGTCACTACCGGTATAAACTATTTTGATAGTTATGGGGTTACTTATCATCATTATTACACAAACTGGTATTATGATGTAGAAGCTATGATGCAATACAAGAATCTGACCTTACTCTTAAAAGGCAAAAACCATTGCAACTCATTTTATGGTGAAACCATGACATCTAGCGAGAGTCTGATGCTGGCTATGGCAAGATATAAAATTAAGAAGGTGTCATTGGGATTAATGATTGTCAATCCATTTTCAAGCAGACAAAGTTATAACCTACCTACAATAAACTATAATAGCTTTGCGCCAAGTCATCAAACAATGCATATACGTGAAAGTGCGCGCCTTATAGCATTAACACTTAACTGGGATATCAGCTTCGGACGAAAATATGATGGTGGACACAAACTACGCAACAACGAGGATAAAGACAGTGGAGCTGTAAAAAGTGGCAAATAA